ATTTTTTCTCACTCCTCAGACGGCTCCCGGCTGGTACTCACCGAACTCGTCGCGCATGACGTTACAGATCTCGCCGACCGTCGCGTAGGCCTTCACCGCGTCGACGATGTACGGCATGAGGTTCTCCTCGCCCCGCGCGGCGTCGCGCAGGGCCTCGAGCGTCTCGTCGACGGCCTCGTCGTCGCGCTCCGCGCGAGTCGACTCGAGGCTATCGATCTGGCGACGCTCGTCCTCCGCGGTGACTTCCTCGACGTCCATCTGGGGGTCCTCGTCGACCTCGAACTCGTTGACGCCGACGATGACCCGCTCTTTCTCCTCGATCTCGCGCTGGCGGTCGAAGGCGGTGTCCTGGATCTGGCGCTGGACCCACTGCTGCTCGACGGCCTCGAGCATTCCGTCGCGTTTGTCGACCTCGTCGATGATCTCGTAGGCGTCCTCCTCGACTTCGTCGGTCAGCGATTCGACGTAGTAGCTGCCCGCGAGCGGGTCGATCGTGTCGGCCGCGCCGGATTCGTGGGCGAGGATCTGCTGAGTTCGAAGGGCGGTTCGAACGGACTCCTCGGTCGGGAGGGCGAGGGCCTCGTCCTTCCCGTTGGTGTGGAGACTCTGCGTGCCGCCGAGCACCGCCGCGAGCGCCTGGTAGGCCACCCGGACGACGTTGTTCTCGATCTGCTGGGCGGTCAGCATCGAACCCGCAGTCTGAGTGTGGAACTTCAGCTGTTTCGATTTGGGGTTCTCCGCGTCGAAGCGCTCCTCCATGATGTCGTGCCACATCCGGCGGGCCGCGCGGAACTTGGCGACCTCCTCGAAAATGTTGTTGTGCCCGTTGAAGAAAAAGGAGAGCTGCGGGGCGAACTCGTCGACGTCCAGTCCGGCCTCGATGGCCGCTTCGACGTACTCGATGCCGTTTCCGAGGGTGAAGGCGAGTTCCTGAGCGGCCGTCGAACCGGCCTCGCGGATGTGGTAGCCCGAGATCGAGATCGTGTTGAACTTCGGCGTCTCCGCGGCGCAGAACTCGAAGATATCCGTGATGATCCGCATCGAGGGCTCCGGCGGGTAGATGTAGGTGTTTCGAGCGATGTACTCCTTCAGGAGGTCGTTCTGAATCGTCCCTCGAAGTTCCTTGCGGTCGACGCCCTGCTTGTCGCCGACCGCGATGTACATCGCGAGCAGCACGGAGGCGGGCGCGTTGATCGTCATCGAAGTCGAGACCTCGTCGAGCGGGATGCCGTCGAAGACGGTCTCCATGTCCGAAAGCGAGTCGATCGCGACGCCGGCTTTTCCCACCTCGCCGGCCGCCATGCTGGCGTCGGAGTCGTACCCCATCTGCGTCGGCAGGTCGAAGGCCATCGAGAGTCCCGTCTGGCCCTGGTCGAGCAGGTAGTGATAGCGCTCGTTGGTGTCCGCCGGCGTCGAGAACCCGGCGTACTGGCGCATCGTCCACATTCGTCCTCGATACCCCGTCGAGTAGACGCCGCGCGTGTACGGCGGCTCACCCGGATAGCCGAGATCCTCCCGGTAGTCGAGGTCGTCGACGTCCGCCGGCGTGTAGAGGCGATCGACCTCCTGTCCTCCCGTATCGGTCGTGAACGTTTCCTTGCGCTCACCGAACCGCTCGAGCACCGGCTCGACCTCTTCCTCGTGCCACTCTTCGTGGCCCTCGCGGATCTCCTCGAGTTCCTCGGAATCGAACATTATAGTTACCGATGGTCGGAGAGGGCTTCAAGGTTAATGTACGCGACCAATGCTATGGGATTCGATACACCGTCAGCCGCGAGCGGGCGTCCGACTCAGACGGCGTCGGTCGGTTCGTGCCGGTCGGCCATCCGCGAGGCTTCGCTGGCGTACCGGTCCCGCTCCGCCGGATCGTCGACGGGCCCGAGTTCATCCGGTGAGACGACCAGTCCCGCTTTCGTGTCCCTGACAGGGCCGCTGAAACTCGTCAGCGCGCGCTCTCGGCGGTGGTAGTATCGTCCGTCCTCCGTTGCGTAAATGAGAACGATGAGGTTGAGCTCGTCGTCCGAGTACGTGCGTTCGACGAGCCAGACGCGGACGCCGTCGTCAGCGTCACTGCCATCGGCGCCGGATCTCGAGCGTGATCGATCGGAACACATCGGTGGTAGTCAGATTCCCGCGACCTTTTTCCGCTGTGCCGTCGTCGAGCCGGGTATGGGCTCGGAGACGCCGTTGCCGACGGGCGAGGGGACGCGCAATCGCCGTCGGGCCGCCCTCTACGTCGCTCCCTTTCTCGCGATCGGACTGTTCAACCTCGTCATCTTGCTCCGATGGGGACTGGATCCGCTGTGGGCCTTCGCGATCGTGCCACCGATCCTGTTTATCACCGCGGTCGCCTGGATCGCGTTTCGGCACGGATTCGACCGCCGCCCGCACGATCCCGGGAACCAGTCGTAAGCCACCGTGACCTCGCTCA
This DNA window, taken from Natronococcus sp. CG52, encodes the following:
- a CDS encoding acyl-CoA mutase large subunit family protein, which translates into the protein MFDSEELEEIREGHEEWHEEEVEPVLERFGERKETFTTDTGGQEVDRLYTPADVDDLDYREDLGYPGEPPYTRGVYSTGYRGRMWTMRQYAGFSTPADTNERYHYLLDQGQTGLSMAFDLPTQMGYDSDASMAAGEVGKAGVAIDSLSDMETVFDGIPLDEVSTSMTINAPASVLLAMYIAVGDKQGVDRKELRGTIQNDLLKEYIARNTYIYPPEPSMRIITDIFEFCAAETPKFNTISISGYHIREAGSTAAQELAFTLGNGIEYVEAAIEAGLDVDEFAPQLSFFFNGHNNIFEEVAKFRAARRMWHDIMEERFDAENPKSKQLKFHTQTAGSMLTAQQIENNVVRVAYQALAAVLGGTQSLHTNGKDEALALPTEESVRTALRTQQILAHESGAADTIDPLAGSYYVESLTDEVEEDAYEIIDEVDKRDGMLEAVEQQWVQRQIQDTAFDRQREIEEKERVIVGVNEFEVDEDPQMDVEEVTAEDERRQIDSLESTRAERDDEAVDETLEALRDAARGEENLMPYIVDAVKAYATVGEICNVMRDEFGEYQPGAV